In Prinia subflava isolate CZ2003 ecotype Zambia chromosome 1, Cam_Psub_1.2, whole genome shotgun sequence, the DNA window CTCCAGTTTCAGAACTTAGAACCACACTGCAATGCTCACCAACCCCATCTTTTCAAACAGATTTTCTGCAAGTCTCATGAACTTTATATTTAGCATTTCACAGCAAGGTAGTTTCTACTTCCAAAAGTTTCTACGCAAGTTGTGTTATACCCATATCTTCCAATAAAAAAAGGCCAGGTTTCTATGACAGGAAGTATGAATAAACCCAGGAAGTTCCATCCTAGAAAGCTCacacatttcaaaatttaagatcttttttttttaatccaagaTATGGCAACTGTAAAATCCAGTTGATAAAATGGTAACTTGCTGCTTCTACATCTTCATATGTACAGTGACAACAGTCAATCAAATTTAGGTTTCTAGTCAGTAGGGCTTCCCCATTGATTccaagattttctttctttcttctgctgagGGCATCTCTGGTTTCAcaccatttctctttctttgcatCATAATTCCATGCTGAAAGTAGAACAAAGTGACCATGAGAACAGATTTCACAGAATGTCTGCTCCTGAGCTCTGAATGAACAAGATGCTTTAATAGAAAAATGCTTTATATATATCCAGACCCAGGTACTCCAGGCCTGATTAGCTAATAACTAAATGTACTAGTAGTTAGTTCAAGATACCTGATAGTCTACCTTGCTGCTTCAGAATACAGTGCAATCAGTATTCCCATTACTCTATGCCAAATTAATGTACAATTGTCTGTAAACAGGTGTTTTTGTAATTCTCACAATTCTTTAAAGGCTAAAACCTCTTTACTACAATGGTataaaaggaaaggaagcagCAGATAACAGTTCCTCATGATACTTCTCTATCACCAAATAAACATTATATTAGGTTAAAGTAAACACAATCCAAGCCAGTGGGAAACCAGATAATCTTAACTTGACTCAGAACTTTGTCACTGCATTtgtttaaaagagaaattcttACTAAAATACGTGACTCAAGTTCAGAGGAAAACATCAGGTACTGCAAGAACACTGACTCACAATCCAAGAGAGTAAATTCAGAACAATCAAGTCAAGTACTTTGATGTGCAAGTGCTTAAGTCTTCCAGCAATGCATACTGAGACTACCTGGGCTGGTAAGTTACCataaaaacatcattagccAAGACTGAAGGGTTCAGAAAGCAGCATGTCAGAAGTAATGTACATAAAGCAAAGTAGGGAGTAAAATTTATAAAGTTTACTGTGCTCACCCagaattttctgcagtttttgtACTTCAAAAAATAATCGCTACACAGATCCTTGTTATAGTTGTTGTCATCCATACATTTTGTAGTGGCATCTGTTTCCTTTAATAGGGGAAAATATACTTCAGAGCTGAGGGAAGTTACTGTActctgtttaaatattttaacaagtCCCAGAATATCTATGAAGATAGGAGTGAGCTCTTCAGATGAAAGAACGCTATTAAAAAGAGTAAAGGAACACCTATTACAAAGGATCATCAGTACTTCCAAGCAGTGATTTCATTTGGAGATAACAGAATAGTACTCTTCATATAGTAAGTACAGCATCCAGAGAATAGTTGTTTACAACGATGCTTGGTACAACTCAcagaagacttttaaaaaaataaccaagcTTGTCTAACTAGAATTTCAGGCTCTGGTTTTAGAGACAGAAAATTTAAGAGACTGCTATCAGTTGTATTACTCCTATTTATGGGGAATTACTTGTTATTTCATGCTTATTATAATGGATGATTTTGAGCCCTTCCCATCTTCAGACTCTTAAGAAACTTTTAATGCAAAGTGCTAAAACGCAAGTGTCCTTCCACAAAACAGCCCTCTAGAAAGTGCATTATTTAACATTGAAATGTACAGACAGAAATCTCAATTTGATCATCTTACCGCTACACATGGATTTATATCCTGATCTCTAAGCTTTCTTGCATGCCTGGACATTCTAGACAGACACTCGTACCTTGGctagaaagggaaaataaacaggTTAAGTATCTACCTTTAACAGTAACTCAGGATTAAGTCTGAATTTCAGGATGTTATAAAGGCCTTCTAGTAACATACAGTTTGgttatcttaaaaaaaaccaaacaaacaaaaccccaactgCTTTTGCCAAGTGTTATTTCAAAAGCAGTAACCACAAGACAGCACTGGCAAGTTTAGCCCATCACCAAGACTGCTCAGTCACTGATGAATTCGTGCAGAGAATGGAGCCACTGCAGCAGCCCTCACACCAGCCTGTGTATCATGGAGGAAGTGACCATGTGTAGGAGAAACAGCTCCATAGAAGCTGTTCACAGCCAACACACTGTAGACACTTCAATTAATAGCGTGTGGGAGGAATGTAGAAGTAAACTTTTCCAGATTTGTTCCTACTCCTTCGCTGGATCACATCTGCATCTTCACTGAGCTTCCCCAGGTACAAGTGCCCAACTATCTCCTGTGTTGCTGTATCaaatatttaacagaaaaagaacTGATTTCACCCCAAGGTGGGACCAGACCCACTTACACTGTGTGTGACAGCTTGAATCACATTTTTTACCATTTAGTAGTTTGACACTGACTCTAGGAACTGTAAGCTTGAGAGGCAGAGTTCAGTGCCAAGAATCTACACGGATCCAAGATGATGACATCAAGATGAACAGCAGACCCTCTTTCCCTTTACAGCTTCCTATACATTGCCTCTGGCACACATATGGCGATACAGGTATGTGTTCCAAACAAATACTAAAtctaacaaaaaataaattaatgttgACCAGATGACTGCTTGAATCAATGCAATCAGAAACACAGGACAGAGGGAGCAAATTAAAGTTCTGCTAATGAAGGACACAGGCTAATCTTGTCgtttttttactttctcaaaTCAATCTCAAATTGATTCTAATTCTTAACTAAGACCTGTTTCTGAGC includes these proteins:
- the CHCHD7 gene encoding coiled-coil-helix-coiled-coil-helix domain-containing protein 7 produces the protein MSRHARKLRDQDINPCVAETDATTKCMDDNNYNKDLCSDYFLKYKNCRKFWHGIMMQRKRNGVKPEMPSAEERKKILESMGKPY